From Canis lupus familiaris isolate Mischka breed German Shepherd chromosome 16, alternate assembly UU_Cfam_GSD_1.0, whole genome shotgun sequence, one genomic window encodes:
- the LOC119877091 gene encoding LOW QUALITY PROTEIN: integrator complex subunit 4-like (The sequence of the model RefSeq protein was modified relative to this genomic sequence to represent the inferred CDS: inserted 2 bases in 2 codons; deleted 5 bases in 4 codons) — protein sequence MMDQEAVVWRAVMAAHLKKRVCEEFTKVVQQQQEEIATKKLRLTKPSKSXALHVDQCKAPSPADALQYLLQLPRKPVEAESAEGVVRILLEHCYKENDPSVRLKIASLLGLLSKPAGFSPDCIMDDAINILQNEKSHRVLAQLLDTLLAIGAKLPENQAIQMGLVDVACKHLTDTSPGVRNKCLQLLGNLGSLETSVTKDGEGLAVRDVQKIIGDYFSDQDPRVRRAATKAMLQLHERGLKLHQAIYNQACKLLSDDCEQVCSAAVQLTWAISQLYPESTVPIPSSNEEIRLVDDAFGAICPMVSDGSWVVRVQAAKLLGSMEQFSFHILEQMLDKKLMSDLRRKRTTHERAEELYRSEEFSSGRKWGGDAPKEEIDTGAVNLMESGACGAFVPGLEDEMYEVRIAAVEALCMLAQSSPSFAKKCRPDFPVDMFNDEIEEERLQSIHSMRKISKNITLREDQLGSVLAVLEDSSRDIREAALHEVLCCTNVSTKEGIHLALVELLKNLTKSPTDRDSIWKCLKFLGSRHPTLVLPLVPELLSTHPFFDPAEPDMDDPAYIAVLVLIFNAATTCPTMPALFSDHTFRHYAYLRDSLSHLVPALRLPGRKLVSSAVSPGIAPHEDPSHQFLQQSPERVYSLQHRAPQGTQKLLEFTIRDLQRLGELQSELAGVADFSATYLRCQLLLIKALQGKLWNVAAPLYLKQSDLASVAAKEIMEETYKMEFMYSGVEKKQVVIIHPMRLQAKALQLTVTARTTRGVDPLFGMCENFLQEVDFFQRCFIADLPHLQDSFVDKLLELLPRLMTSKPVEVVKIRQTMLRQSTSLHLPLPEQIHXTSATIIEPAGKSDNPLRFTSGLVVALDVDVTLEHVQDPESAVKVQVFYPDGQAQMIHPKPADLQNPGPPGRHRLITQVYLSYTAWTEPCPVEVRLLLAYNSNSHIPKSPWIEGGKVSPQVETSMEGTIPSSKSVNVYIMPKPARR from the exons atgatggatcaGGAAGCTGTGGTGTGGCGGGCAGTCATGGCGGCTCACCTAAAGAAACGAGTGTGCGAGGAATTCACTAAGGTGGTCCAGCAACAACAGGAGGAAATTGCAACCAAGAAACTGCGATTGACAAAACCAAGTAAAT CAGCACTCCACGTAGATCAATGTAAAGCTCCCTCCCCAGCGGATGCTTTGCAGTATCTACTCCAGTTACCCAGAAAGCCTGTTGAAGCAGAAAGTGCTGAAGGAGTAGTCAGGATTCTCTTGGAACATTGTTACAAGGAGAATGATCCATCTGTGAGACTGAAAATTGCATCATTGTTGGGTTTATTATCAAAGCCTGCAGGATTTTCACCAGACTGCATTATGGATGATGCCATTAACATCCTGCAGAATGAAAAGTCTCATCGAGTCCTTGCTCAACTGTTGGACACCTTGCTTGCAATTGGCGCCAAACTCCCAGAGAATCAAGCTATCCAGATGGGATTAGTTGATGTAGCCTGCAAACACCTCACAGATACGTCTCCTGGTGTAAGAAATAAGTGCCTGCAATTACTTGGCAATCTTGGCTCTTTGGAGACAAGTGTCACAAAAGATGGAGAAGGCCTAGCTGTCAGAGATGTCCAGAAGATTATAGGGGATTACTTCAGTGACCAAGACCCACGTGTCAGAAGAGCGGCTACAAAAGCCATGTTGCAGCTTCATGAAAGAGGACTGAAATTACACCAAGCAATTTATAATCAGGCCTGTAAATTGTTGTCTGATGACTGTGAACAAGTGTGCAGTGCTGCAGTCCAACTCACCTGGGCTATCAGTCAGCTCTATCCTGAAAGCACTGTCCCCATTCCTTCTTCTAATGAAGAAATTCGCTTAGTTGATGATGCATTTGGAGCAATTTGTCCCATGGTCAGTgatggctcctgggtggttcGAGTTCAGGCTGCAAAGCTATTGGGCTCGATGGAACAATTCAGTTTTCATATCTTGGAGCAGATGCTCGACAAGAAGCTCATGTCAGATCTCAGGAGAAAACGCACTACACATGAACGTGCTGAGGAACTTTACAGGTCAGAAGAGTTTTCCAGTGGCAGAAAGTGGGGAGGTGATGctcccaaagaagaaatagatacaggAGCTGTGAACTTGATGGAGTCAGGAGCTTGTGGAGCCTTTGTTCCTGGATTGGAAGATGAGATGTATGAGGTCCGCATTGCTGCTGTGGAGGCTCTCTGCATGCTGGCCCAATCTTCACCTTCTTTTGCGAAGAAGTGCCGCCCTGATTTCCCGGTGGACATGTTTAATGATGAAATTGAGGAAGAGCGTCTACAGTCCATACACAGCAtgagaaaaatttctaaaaacatcaCTCTCCGAGAGGATCAGCTTGGCAGTGTCCTGGCTGTGTTAGAGGATTCGTCCAGAGATATTCGAGAGGCT GCTCTTCACGAAGTTTTATGCTGTACTAATGTTTCGACTAAAGAAGGGATTCATCTTGCACTGGTGGAGCTGCTGAAAAATTTAACCAAGTCCCCTACTGATAGGGACTCTATATGGAAGTGCTTGAAGTTTCTGGGAAGTCGGCATCCAACCCTGGTGCTTCCCTTGGTGCCAGAGCTCCTGAGCACCCATCCATTTTTTGACCCAGCTGAACCAGACATGGATGACCCAGCTTACATTGCAgttttggttcttatttttaatgctgcTACAACCTGTCCCACAATGCCAGCACTGTTCTCAGATCATACCTTCAGACATTATGCCTACCTCCGAGACAGTCTTTCTCATCTTGTTCCTGCCTTAAGGTTACCAGGTAGAAAACTAGTGTCATCGGCCGTTTCTCCCGGTATTGCGCCCCATGAGGACCCGTCCCATCAGTTCCTGCAGCAGAGCCCTGAAAGGGTGTACAGTCTTCAG CACCGGGCCCCTCAGGGAACCCAGAAGCTGCTGGAGTTCACCATCCGGGATCTGCAGAGACTTGGAGAACTTCAGTCTGAACTAGCAGGAGTTGCTGACTTCTCGGCTACCTATCTTCGGTGTCAGCTTCTTCTCATCAAGGCCTTGCAAGGAAAGCTGTGGAATGTGGCTGCCCCTTTATATTTGAAGCAGAGTGACTTGGCCTCCGTAGCAGCAAAAGAGATCATGGAAGAGACCTACAAAATGGAGTTCATGTACAGTGGTGTGGAGAAGAAACAGGTGGTGATTATACATCCCATGAGGCTGCAGGCCAAAGCCTTGCAACTTACAGTAACAGCACGGACTACTCGAGGAGTTGACCCCTTATTTGGGATGTGTGAAAACTTTTTACAGGAAGTGGACTTTTTTCAGAGGTGTTTTATTGCTGATTTG CCCCACCTACAGGACAGCTTTGTGGACAAACTTCTTGAACTTCTGCCCCGACTCATGACATCCAAGCCTGTGGAAGTGGTCAAAATTCGACAGACCATGCTGAGGCAGAGTACCTCCTTGCACCTCCCCCTTCCAGAGCAGATCC ACACTTCAGCCACCATCATTGAGCCAGCAGGCAAGTCAGACAACCCTTTGCGGTTTACGTCTGGATTGGTTGTGGCCCTGGATGTCGATGTGACCCTGGAACATGTGCAGGACCCTGAGAGTGCTGTGAAGGTCCAGGTCTTCTATCCAGATGGCCAGGCTCAGATGATTCATCCTAAGCCGGCAGACTTGCAGAATCCTGGCCCA CCAGGGCGCCACCGGCTTATCACTCAGGTGTACCTCTCCTATACTGCCTGGACAGAACCATGCCCGGTGGAAGTGAGGCTGCTACTGGCCTACAACTCCAATTCCCACATTCCAAAATCCCCCTGGATTGAAGGTGGCAAAGTGTCCCCCCAGGTGGAAACCAGCATGGAGGGCACCATCCCCTCCAGCAAGTCTGTGAACGTTTACATAATGCCCAAACCCGCAAGGCGCTGA